The genome window AATGTGTGTCATTTAACTACTTGTATTATTTGGATTTAATTTTCTCTAAAATCGTTGCTTTGCGGATTCAAATGCCAATAGGGGAaattgtgtttcataaacacagctCGTGTTTTCATTAAAACATGCGTTCAAATATACGAAGGGTTATATTTAATGAAACACGtgcaaaaataaatgaaacaattttattataattaataaattaaatacatgcaATATTACAACCGAAGAATAAGGCATATTTTGATATACAAAGCATCAAGGCGGTCTGCAAACGGTAGCTTGGATTCTGAAATAGGCATCGAATAGAAACGGGTTATTCTAATGGTAGCTCTGTTTAGTAGCAGCAGATACTAGCATGCCGAAAGTACACATGTAAGTTGTTGCGCTGTGTAGTTGTAATCGGCGCATCAAGTTATGAGATATTTTGCTCTGTTGTACAAATCCGAATATCAAGAGTTGTGAGTTGTTGTACTCTACAGTATAAATCTGCATTTCTTCTCGGGGATGTTACACTACTTGATGTTAGGCACATCCGGCGCACAAGGTACTGGCAAACAATTCACTTGACCGGCTTGACACACGCAGTCCGTCAAACATCTGTGGCTTGGTGGCACACTTTCACCTGTAGACAGTTGTATACAAACACAGATTTTTGATGACATCCAATAATACGTGACATTATTCCTAATAGACAAAGGTAGTagtggtggaagtagtagtagtggtataaTTAAATGCAGACTTACTGAACACATTATAGGTATTAGtagtttatttatatgtattgttGTTGACAAAGCTCAGCTgttgatattttttatgatattgcTGTTGTATTAGAAGTTGACATTTTGTTGTGTTGTTGATTAGCGGTGGCGGTGTTGGTGCTGTTAGTGATGGTAATGGCGGTACTATTTTTGCTGTTAGTCGTGGTTCAGGTGATGAaagtggtgattgtggtgattgTTGTGTTGTTGGGGATGGTGGCGTTCTTGTTGGTGATAGTGTTTGTTGTGGAGGAGGTTTGAGCGTTGATCGTAGTGATGGTAGTGGTGAAAAGTATTTACCTTCTTTATAGATGATTCCGTTGCTCGTGCAAGTTTTAGGATTACCTGATATAAAACAAGTACAATTACACAAAAACtgatattaatacatgtataaggaatGATTTAGTTTCTATGTATCAACTGTATCAGActaaaaatatatagattcaacAGATACATCTGTTAAACAGATATTGTTTATCTTCCAAGTATTCATTTTTTAGCTAAACAGTTAAAACATATATGTCTATAAACATGAGTTTCGGTGCAATAATAAGGCTCTATTACGCACAAAACATAGTTACAAACTGAATAATTAAAGTCGTGTGTTGTACATATTCCGTTATTTCATACAACAATAACTCGCAAAGTGGTAATCATGTTTATCAGCCTCATCGCTACGTCAACATTTAATATGCATGTTTTCACCATCAGTAATCGGATATATCTTCAACGTTTAAAACGTACGTGTTGGTGTAAGGCAGAGGTTATCACAAGCTTTTGAACAGCATTTCTTGACACCGGGACAGTCATAGTCAGAACTGCACTTTCGGACACACATATCTGCGACATCGCCTTTTCCCTTCAGTACTGGACAAGAACCGTCTTTACCTAAAACACGATACTATACTATATACAAACTGAATCAGAATAAAGCTGTAGGTGTGGAATACCTCTCATTAAAAAACATCTAAACGTTCACTCAATTACATTTACATGATATGTGATTGGCTTTGATGTGTCAGAAAAGAGATTAGTGCTGACCAAAACACTCATCCGGAAAATGTTTGTTATTATAGTCTTATTTAGGACAAACGCCAACCATGCACGGATGAATTCTGTTTGATTACAAAATCTACGAAAACAGGTTTAAAGCACGCattgaattattcttaaatataccttcaaaataataaatttagttaaaCGATCAGAATCACCATAGCATGTGTGTACGGCGATTTTTAATCATTACGATTCAGTAACAAATTTAACagaaacatatatttacataataatatactttaagCTTTGGATTACAGTGATCATGCGATGTGCAATTGTGCTTTACTTGGGCCCATTTGATTAACAAATGACACTAACGGCTTTTCAATTATGTCTCATGATTTTAAAAGTATACACAGAGcgacatatttatatatatatatatatatatatatatatatatatatatctatatatatatatatatatatatatatatatatatatatatatatatatatatatatatatatatatatatatatatatatatatatatatatatatatatatatatatatatatatatatatatatatatatatatatatatatgtaagcaCTAATATATTACCTAGGCAAGCCATTTCTGTACAAACCACAGCTCCGTTGGTACATGAACACGTATTACATTCATCCTTAAATCGCTGACCTTCCTTGTATACTCTATCCTTGTAAGTACATGGTTGTTCTGTAAAACACGCATGCTTTAAAGAATAAGTTTTTATGTTTTCTTATGGCTAACTATTTATGTAATCTCAAGATAAAGAGGCTATCAATATTGGTACGGACATTTGCTGTCGCTTCTACTGCTGTTTATGATGTTTCTGAtctgctgctgttgatgatgatacTAATGATGATGGTAGTAATGAACCAAATTAAGAAATTGAATATAAACACTTAAGATATTtaacactgattgtttataatattattttaccatATAATGAATCACGTATTATCTTCGAAAAAACATATTAACGTACTTGGCTTGCAAATAGGACAGCACTGGCCATATGGCGTGTATTGGTCGAGGCAATCTGGCGGCCTACAGTCCACCAGGGAGCAATCGGGAATACGTGCGAGGCATGCCGTAATTAACGAGCATGCCAGACC of Dreissena polymorpha isolate Duluth1 chromosome 15, UMN_Dpol_1.0, whole genome shotgun sequence contains these proteins:
- the LOC127860701 gene encoding kielin/chordin-like protein isoform X1 translates to MHLLLQVGLACSLITACLARIPDCSLVDCRPPDCLDQYTPYGQCCPICKPKQPCTYKDRVYKEGQRFKDECNTCSCTNGAVVCTEMACLGKDGSCPVLKGKGDVADMCVRKCSSDYDCPGVKKCCSKACDNLCLTPTRNPKTCTSNGIIYKEGESVPPSHRCLTDCVCQAGQVNCLPVPCAPDVPNIK
- the LOC127860701 gene encoding perlwapin-like isoform X2, which codes for MHLLLQVGLACSLITACLARIPDCSLVDCRPPDCLDQYTPYGQCCPICKPSKDGSCPVLKGKGDVADMCVRKCSSDYDCPGVKKCCSKACDNLCLTPTRNPKTCTSNGIIYKEGESVPPSHRCLTDCVCQAGQVNCLPVPCAPDVPNIK